From one Triticum urartu cultivar G1812 chromosome 3, Tu2.1, whole genome shotgun sequence genomic stretch:
- the LOC125543652 gene encoding 26S proteasome non-ATPase regulatory subunit 14 homolog — translation MERLQRIFGAGGMGQPPSDSPLLDSSEQVYISSLALLKMLKHGRAGVPMEVMGLMLGEFVDDYTVRVVDVFAMPQSGTGVSVEAVDHVFQTNMLDMLKQTGRPEMVVGWYHSHPGFGCWLSGVDINTQQSFEALNPRAVAVVIDPIQSVKGKVVIDAFRLINPQTMMLGQEPRQTTSNVGHLNKPSIQALIHGLNRHYYSIAINYRKNELEEKMLLNLHKKKWTDGLILKKFDAHSETNEQTVQEMLSLAIKYNKAVQEEDELSPEKLAIANVGRQDAKKHLEEHVSNLMSSNIVQTLGTMLDTVVF, via the exons ATGGAGCGGCTGCAGCGGATCTTCGGCGCCGGCGGGATGGGCCAGCCGCCGTCGGACTCGCCGCTGCTCGACTCCTCCGAGCAGGTCTACATCTCCTCCCTCGCCCTCCTCAAGATGCTCAAGCACG GGAGGGCCGGCGTGCCGATGGAGGTCATGGGCCTCATGCTCGGCGAGTTCGTCGACGACTACACGGTCCGGGTGGTCGACGTCTTCGCCATGCCGCAGAGCGGGACGGGGGTCAGCGTCGAGGCCGTCGACCACGTCTTCCAGACCAACATGCTCGACATGCTCAAGCAGACCGGCAG GCCAGAAATGGTGGTAGGGTGGTATCACTCTCATCCTGGTTTTGGTTGCTGGCTATCGGGTGTTGACATCAATACTCAACAG AGTTTCGAAGCTTTGAACCCCAGGGCAGTTGCCGTCGTGATCGACCCCATCCAGAGTGTCAAGGGGAAGGTGGTCATCGATGCATTTCGTCTCATTAACCCTCAGACCATGATGCTTGGGCAGGAGCCACGTCAGACAACATCCAATGTTGGGCACCTGAATAAGCCATCTATTCAG GCTCTTATTCATGGGCTCAATAGACACTACTACTCTATTGCAATAAATTACCGCAAAAATGAGCTCGAGGAGAAGATGCTGCTTAACCTTCACAAAAAGAAATGGACTGATGGATTAATTCTGAAGAAATTTGACGCACATTCAGAAACCAATGAGCAGACTGTTCAG GAAATGCTGAGCCTAGCCATCAAGTACAACAAGGCAGTGCAAGAGGAGGATGAGTTGTCCCCTGAGAAATTAGCGATAGCTAATGTGGGACGGCAAGATGCGAAGAAGCATCTAGAAGAGCATGTCTCAAATCTGATGTCGTCGAACATAGTTCAGACCCTAGGTACCATGCTTGACACGGTTGTCTTTTAG